In the Gossypium raimondii isolate GPD5lz chromosome 9, ASM2569854v1, whole genome shotgun sequence genome, one interval contains:
- the LOC105798549 gene encoding sec-independent protein translocase protein TATB, chloroplastic: MTTIMAVSTSAFLFTPSVSSKSTTFSFSPLVSHRKSFPFRFTTWFPQLGPSFFSQWSGLKHLGISMSPKSLKLEKKGRCKGKVVHASLFGVGAPEALVIGVVALLVFGPKGLAEVARNLGKTLRAFQPTIRELQEVSREFKSTLEREIGLDEMPSSTQNTLNRNSPYLSNAPLTPSPVTSAEETGSDADPDGAQSIKDAYTSEEYLKITEEQLKASSKQQNQTASPSETELGSQNQHEATPKETTTAAAAAMPPSQKPESETENP; encoded by the exons ATGACCACAATTATGGCCGTCTCAACTTCCGCATTCTTATTCACACCTTCCGTTAGCTCCAAGTCCACTACTTTCTCCTTCTCTCCTTTAGTTTCACATCGCAAATCCTTTCCTTTCCGTTTCACCACGTGGTTTCCTCAGTTGGGTccatcttttttttctcaatggaGTGGTCTAAAGCATCTGGGCATTTCAATGTCACCAAAATCTcttaaattag aaaaaaaaggaagatgtaaaggaaaggtggTTCATGCATCTTTGTTTGGCGTTGGAGCTCCTGAGGCTCTGGTTATTGGGGTagttgctttgttggtgtttgGTCCCAAGGGTCTGGCTGAG GTTGCTAGGAATCTGGGGAAAACATTGCGTGCGTTTCAACCCACCATTAGAGAACTTCAG GAAGTTTCGAGGGAATTCAAGAGCACCCTTGAAAGGGAGATTGGTCTTGATGAAATGCCGAGTTCAACACAAAATACACTGAATAGGAACAGTCCCTATCTAAGTAACGCTCCCCTAACACCTTCACCAGTTACCAGTGCTGAGGAAACTGGTAGTGATGCTGACCCGG ATGGTGCTCAATCCATAAAAGACGCATATACTAGTGAAGAATACTTAAAGATCACAGAAGAGCAGCTAAAAGCTTCATCCAAACAGCAGAACCAGACCGCCTCTCCCAGCGAGACCGAGTTAGGATCCCAAAATCAACATGAAG CTACTCCCAAAGAAACTACcactgctgctgctgctgcgaTGCCTCCGTCTCAGAAACCAGAAAGCGAGACGGAAAATCCATGA